The Pyrenophora tritici-repentis strain M4 chromosome 2, whole genome shotgun sequence genome window below encodes:
- a CDS encoding FimP domain containing protein has protein sequence MSEQQLPLASAEDALPTDLSTFNVADLIKTPHNARLHKEVQNLKKLINELVDYQVAHPKNPKPVSREDIDREKEATREIERREKYIRAQLSVIKTLYRQSILKVREEKAKTSDDRAVNDALILGLHNLKYEEQSLRSEISAAENYDHKYMKLPLISVEEFLEQFPEHKESNEHELMTARIEHEHQKGKDDLTKLDTMVEKFIEAAEPIKKVLAAE, from the exons ATGAGCGAACAACAGCTTCCTCTGGCGTCGGCCGAAGATGCATTGCCTACGGATCTGTCCACTTTCAACGTCGCCGATCTCATCAAGACGCCGCACAATGCGCGACTGCACAAGGAAGTGCAAAACCTCAAGAAGCTCATCAACGAGCTCGTAGACTACCAGGTTGCGCATCCAAAGAATCCTAAGCCAGTGTCGCGTGAAGATATTGACAGGGAGAAGGAGGCGACGCGAGAAATCGAGAGGAGGGAGAAGTACATTCGCGCCCAGCTATCCGTCATCAAGACTCTGTACAGGCAGAGCATCTTGAAAGTCCGCGAGGAAAAGGCCAAGACTTCGGATGACAGGGCTGTCAACGATGCGCTCATCCTGGGCCTTCATAACCTCAAGTACGAAGAGCAGTCGTTGCGATCTGAGATCTCCGCTGCAGAAAACTATGA TCACAAGTACATGAAGCTTCCCCTCATCTCCGTCGAAGAGTTCCTCGAGCAGTTCCCCGAACACAAGGAGTCCAACGAGCACGAACTTATGACGGCGCGCATCGAACACGAACATCAA AAGGGCAAGGACGATCTTACCAAGCTGGACACAATGGTAGAAAAGTTCATCGAGGCTGCAGAACCAATCAAGAAAGTTCTGGCTGCAGAGTAA